From a single Maritimibacter sp. DP1N21-5 genomic region:
- a CDS encoding bifunctional riboflavin kinase/FAD synthetase, whose translation MKIIRDFHFVEETDRGASAAIGNFDGVHRGHQYVIDIARREAGVLGAPLGVMTFEPHPRQYFAPKAPAFRLMNAEARANRLDWLGVEKLYELAFNDTLSALTPGDFARRVIVEGLGLRHVVVGQDFHFGKDRAGTVETLQALGAEMEFGVTVADLLRDSEVEISSTAIREALTDGRPRDAARMLGHWHRIDGKVIRGDQRGRDLGYPTANMSIAGLHPPKFGVYAVKVDVLSGPHRGEYGGAASIGVRPMFGENLPNLESFLFDFKGDLYGAHLSVALVAYLRPEERFDSLEALITQMDADCGRAREILGTL comes from the coding sequence ATGAAGATCATTCGCGATTTCCATTTCGTCGAAGAGACCGACAGGGGCGCTTCCGCCGCCATCGGCAATTTCGATGGCGTCCACCGTGGCCACCAGTATGTCATCGACATCGCGCGCCGCGAGGCCGGGGTCCTTGGCGCGCCTCTGGGGGTGATGACCTTCGAGCCCCATCCGCGCCAGTATTTCGCACCCAAGGCTCCCGCGTTCCGGCTCATGAACGCCGAGGCACGGGCCAACCGGCTCGACTGGCTCGGGGTCGAGAAGCTCTATGAACTTGCGTTCAATGATACGCTCTCCGCCCTCACGCCCGGGGATTTTGCACGGCGGGTGATCGTGGAGGGGCTCGGACTGCGCCATGTGGTCGTGGGACAGGACTTCCACTTCGGCAAGGACCGGGCCGGGACGGTCGAGACGCTTCAGGCGCTTGGGGCCGAGATGGAGTTCGGCGTGACCGTCGCCGATCTTCTGCGCGACAGCGAAGTCGAGATTTCCTCCACCGCGATCCGCGAGGCGCTGACGGACGGGCGGCCGCGCGATGCAGCGCGCATGCTGGGGCACTGGCACCGGATCGACGGCAAGGTCATTCGCGGCGACCAGCGGGGGCGCGATCTTGGTTATCCCACCGCGAACATGTCGATCGCCGGGCTGCATCCGCCGAAGTTCGGGGTCTATGCCGTCAAGGTGGACGTGCTGTCAGGACCTCACAGAGGCGAATACGGTGGCGCGGCTAGCATCGGTGTGCGCCCGATGTTCGGCGAAAACCTCCCGAACCTCGAGAGCTTCCTGTTCGACTTCAAGGGCGACCTCTACGGCGCTCATCTGTCAGTGGCGCTCGTGGCCTACCTGCGGCCCGAGGAGCGGTTCGACAGCCTCGAGGCGCTGATCACGCAGATGGATGCCGACTGCGGACGGGCTCGAGAGATCCTCGGCACCCTGTAA
- a CDS encoding 3-oxoacid CoA-transferase subunit B has translation MPWDRNQMAARAAEELEDGMYVNLGIGIPTLVANYVGDKDITLQSENGMLGMGPFPYEGEEDPDLINAGKQTITELNRTSYFDSSMSFGMIRGGKIAAAILGAMEVAENGDLANWMIPGKLVKGMGGAMDLVAGVEKVVVVMDHTNKAGETKLLKACTLPLTGAGVVDRIITDLGVFDVVEGGLKIVECAPGVTEDEIREKTEATLV, from the coding sequence ATGCCCTGGGATCGTAACCAAATGGCCGCCCGCGCGGCGGAAGAGCTTGAAGACGGCATGTATGTGAACCTCGGCATCGGGATTCCGACGCTGGTGGCGAACTACGTCGGCGACAAGGACATCACGCTGCAATCCGAGAACGGGATGCTGGGCATGGGCCCGTTTCCCTATGAGGGCGAGGAAGACCCGGACCTGATCAATGCGGGCAAGCAGACGATCACCGAGCTGAACCGCACCTCCTATTTCGACAGCTCGATGAGCTTCGGCATGATCCGGGGCGGCAAGATCGCCGCCGCGATCCTTGGCGCGATGGAAGTGGCCGAGAACGGGGACCTCGCGAACTGGATGATTCCCGGCAAGCTCGTCAAGGGCATGGGCGGGGCGATGGACCTCGTCGCCGGGGTCGAGAAGGTCGTGGTCGTGATGGACCATACCAACAAGGCGGGCGAGACGAAACTGCTCAAGGCCTGCACGCTGCCGCTGACCGGCGCGGGCGTCGTGGACCGGATCATCACCGATCTGGGCGTCTTCGACGTGGTCGAGGGCGGTCTCAAGATCGTGGAATGTGCGCCCGGCGTGACCGAGGACGAGATCCGTGAAAAGACCGAGGCGACGCTGGTCTGA
- a CDS encoding CoA transferase subunit A, producing MKKVYDTADEALEGILKDGMLIAAGGFGLCGIPELLIDAVVKSGVKDLTVASNNAGVDGFGLGKLLETRQIKKMMSSYVGENAEFMRQYLSGELELEFNPQGTLAERMRAGGAGIPGFYTKTGVGTVIAEGKEHKDFGGETYIMEEGIFADLSIVKAWKADDTGNLIFRKTARNFNPPAAMCGKICVVEVEEIVPRGSLDPDHIHLPGIYVHRIIQGEHEKRIEQRTTRKREEA from the coding sequence ATGAAGAAAGTTTACGACACGGCCGACGAGGCCCTGGAGGGCATCCTGAAGGACGGGATGCTGATCGCCGCGGGGGGCTTTGGCCTTTGCGGTATTCCGGAGCTTCTGATCGACGCCGTGGTGAAGAGCGGGGTCAAGGACCTGACGGTCGCGTCGAACAACGCGGGCGTGGACGGGTTTGGCCTAGGCAAGCTGCTCGAGACCCGCCAGATCAAGAAGATGATGTCGTCCTACGTGGGCGAGAACGCCGAGTTCATGCGCCAGTATCTCTCGGGCGAGCTTGAGCTCGAATTCAACCCGCAAGGCACGCTCGCCGAACGGATGCGTGCGGGCGGGGCGGGTATCCCGGGCTTCTACACCAAGACCGGTGTGGGCACCGTCATCGCCGAGGGCAAGGAGCACAAGGACTTCGGCGGCGAGACCTACATCATGGAAGAGGGCATCTTCGCCGATCTCTCCATTGTGAAGGCCTGGAAAGCCGACGACACCGGCAACCTGATTTTCCGCAAGACCGCCCGCAACTTCAACCCGCCCGCCGCCATGTGCGGCAAGATCTGCGTCGTGGAAGTCGAGGAAATCGTGCCGCGCGGCTCGCTCGACCCTGACCATATCCACCTGCCGGGCATCTACGTCCACCGGATCATCCAGGGCGAACACGAAAAACGCATCGAACAGCGGACCACACGCAAGCGGGAGGAAGCATAA
- a CDS encoding DUF2306 domain-containing protein: MFDLSPLTDAPLAVQIHAIAALEAVVLTPLALLRRRRDRLHKIAGYLWVTNMVLAAASSFWITEIRLIGPFSPIHALSVLTLVNVVLAVRAIWRRNVTAHQAIMKATAFWGLGVAGLLALVPGRRMHAVLFGPDTPDRYSDAGLLSFVVMGVALAYIGFRLWSDRKAEAAG, from the coding sequence ATGTTCGACCTGTCCCCCCTGACTGACGCACCCCTCGCGGTTCAGATCCACGCTATTGCCGCGTTGGAAGCGGTGGTATTGACCCCCTTGGCCCTGCTGCGCAGGCGTCGCGACCGTCTGCACAAGATCGCGGGCTATCTATGGGTCACGAATATGGTGCTGGCCGCCGCATCTTCGTTCTGGATCACCGAGATACGGCTCATCGGCCCCTTCAGCCCGATCCACGCGTTGTCCGTGTTGACGCTGGTCAATGTGGTGCTGGCGGTGCGCGCAATCTGGCGGCGAAACGTGACGGCGCATCAGGCGATCATGAAGGCGACGGCCTTCTGGGGACTGGGCGTTGCCGGGCTACTGGCGCTGGTGCCGGGGCGGCGGATGCACGCGGTCCTGTTCGGCCCGGATACGCCCGACCGATACTCTGACGCCGGGCTTTTGTCCTTTGTCGTGATGGGCGTTGCGCTGGCCTATATCGGATTTCGCCTTTGGTCAGACCGCAAGGCCGAAGCGGCGGGCTAG
- a CDS encoding LytTR family DNA-binding domain-containing protein, with the protein MNDSPLQLTKREMHALATRRQVWIAIFAAGVVLGLAGPFGTDDVMRGLPRVVYWIVVATVGFFGGSAVSTLIAESLRGHLSRWPTVVLAGVGSGIVLTLALIAMNTAVFGPGFIDPALIVPLAINVVVISVIIGAAYVLMHGDAPAGALPSDATPQPPRILSRVPIDKRGRLYALSVQDHYVEVITDKGSELVLLRLADAMGEVGTTPGLQVHRSHWVATGAVAAAKRDGAKAVLTLQDGRDIPVSRTYLPAVKEAGLLPG; encoded by the coding sequence GTGAACGACAGCCCCTTGCAGCTTACGAAGCGTGAAATGCATGCGCTGGCGACCCGGCGGCAGGTCTGGATCGCCATCTTTGCCGCGGGCGTGGTGCTTGGCCTGGCCGGTCCGTTCGGCACGGATGACGTGATGCGCGGATTGCCACGCGTGGTATATTGGATCGTCGTGGCCACCGTCGGCTTTTTCGGGGGCAGCGCCGTCTCAACGCTGATCGCCGAATCCCTGCGCGGTCATCTGTCCCGTTGGCCCACCGTGGTTCTGGCAGGCGTCGGATCGGGGATCGTGCTGACGCTCGCCCTCATTGCGATGAACACCGCCGTTTTCGGCCCCGGTTTCATCGACCCCGCCCTGATCGTGCCGCTGGCCATCAACGTGGTCGTGATATCCGTCATCATCGGCGCGGCATATGTGCTGATGCACGGCGATGCGCCCGCCGGAGCCTTGCCCTCCGACGCCACCCCACAGCCGCCCCGCATCCTGTCCCGTGTGCCGATCGACAAACGCGGGCGGCTCTACGCGCTTTCGGTGCAGGATCACTATGTCGAGGTGATAACCGACAAAGGCAGCGAGCTTGTGCTCCTGCGCCTCGCCGACGCCATGGGTGAGGTCGGCACGACCCCGGGCCTTCAGGTGCATCGGTCCCACTGGGTGGCGACCGGGGCCGTTGCAGCGGCGAAACGCGACGGGGCGAAAGCGGTGCTGACGCTTCAGGATGGGCGTGACATTCCGGTCAGCCGGACCTATCTGCCCGCCGTGAAGGAGGCCGGGCTCTTGCCCGGATGA
- the lipB gene encoding lipoyl(octanoyl) transferase LipB produces MVEWNITDGLTDYDAAVAFMEERVARIAAGEAEELIWFVEHPPLYTAGTSAKPADLVDPDRFPVHVTKRGGQYTYHGPGQRVVYVMLDLNTRGRDIRAFVQKMEDWVIATLGTFNVKGEVREGRVGVWVERPEKPRTLTGQMAEDKIAAIGVRLRKWVSFHGLSINVEPNLDHFTGIVPCGITDYGVTSLVDLGLPVTMADVDVALKRTFDDVF; encoded by the coding sequence ATGGTCGAATGGAACATCACGGACGGTCTGACCGACTACGACGCGGCGGTCGCCTTCATGGAGGAGCGGGTCGCCCGGATCGCGGCGGGCGAGGCCGAGGAACTCATCTGGTTCGTCGAACATCCCCCGCTCTACACCGCCGGGACCAGCGCCAAACCCGCGGACCTCGTCGATCCCGACCGGTTTCCGGTCCATGTCACCAAACGCGGCGGGCAATACACCTATCACGGCCCCGGACAGCGCGTGGTTTATGTCATGCTCGATCTCAATACACGCGGGCGCGACATCCGGGCCTTCGTCCAGAAGATGGAAGACTGGGTGATCGCCACGCTCGGCACCTTCAACGTGAAGGGTGAGGTGCGCGAGGGGCGCGTGGGCGTCTGGGTCGAACGGCCCGAGAAGCCGCGCACGCTGACCGGCCAGATGGCCGAGGACAAGATCGCGGCCATCGGGGTGCGGCTGCGCAAATGGGTGAGCTTTCACGGGTTGTCGATCAACGTCGAGCCGAACCTCGACCATTTCACCGGGATCGTGCCCTGCGGTATCACCGACTACGGCGTGACCTCGCTGGTCGATCTGGGTCTGCCGGTGACGATGGCGGATGTGGATGTGGCACTGAAAAGGACCTTCGACGATGTGTTCTGA
- a CDS encoding nitroreductase family protein, with protein MTEAVTDTTPGPAAAHAPASRWSALWRRLQFSGWLQFALPFALALGLGLLALVLRVFGLGTVGVVVAVLAGLVLGLGLFEVALLKLRLFALSDRDHRPVPGDVFAVMAARRSVRSFQPLALAPSDLAAVRSLLSQHTSIDAAHALVQGEVRAEFVEQRITVWPGIGAQSFIVIVVPARYDRMAVIEAGRALEHVVLGLTARGVGTCWIGPGTDRRSAEAALGSRFDPTRDHVLATIAVGYESRWKPLLARVMRLWGSRRKPLADLVYDSAPGLPAPLHHKALKPLRPLFDACRRAPSSYNGQTTRIILREDAEGLASVKFCATEGSRFYAPLALGISFAHWEAGMRAIGRPGQVQLWQPPAPMAGGLVHDLTWRPLRGAATTAGRNGQTPGNGTRS; from the coding sequence TTGACCGAGGCTGTAACGGACACGACCCCGGGACCCGCCGCCGCTCATGCCCCGGCATCGCGGTGGTCGGCGCTCTGGCGGCGGCTCCAGTTCTCCGGCTGGCTCCAGTTCGCCCTGCCTTTCGCCCTGGCGCTTGGGCTTGGCCTCCTCGCGCTTGTCCTCCGGGTGTTCGGGCTCGGGACGGTGGGGGTAGTCGTGGCCGTCTTGGCGGGCCTTGTACTGGGGCTCGGTCTCTTCGAGGTCGCGCTCCTGAAGCTTCGGCTTTTCGCCCTGTCCGACCGGGATCACCGCCCTGTGCCCGGCGACGTCTTCGCCGTCATGGCGGCGCGGCGCTCTGTCCGGTCGTTCCAGCCCCTGGCGCTCGCGCCTTCCGACCTCGCTGCCGTGCGGTCCCTGCTGTCCCAGCATACAAGTATCGACGCAGCACACGCGCTGGTGCAGGGCGAGGTGCGCGCCGAGTTCGTCGAACAGCGCATCACCGTCTGGCCGGGGATCGGGGCGCAGAGTTTCATCGTGATCGTGGTGCCCGCCCGCTATGACCGGATGGCGGTGATCGAAGCGGGACGCGCGCTGGAACATGTGGTGCTCGGGCTGACGGCGCGGGGCGTCGGCACCTGCTGGATCGGGCCGGGCACCGACCGCCGCTCGGCCGAAGCGGCGCTTGGGTCGCGATTCGATCCCACGCGCGACCACGTGCTCGCGACCATCGCGGTTGGTTATGAGAGCCGCTGGAAGCCGCTCCTGGCCCGGGTGATGCGCTTGTGGGGTTCACGGCGCAAGCCGCTGGCCGATCTCGTCTATGACAGTGCCCCCGGCCTGCCCGCGCCGCTTCATCACAAGGCCCTGAAACCACTGCGACCGCTGTTCGACGCCTGCCGCCGAGCGCCGTCCTCCTACAACGGCCAGACGACGCGGATCATCCTGCGCGAAGACGCCGAAGGCCTCGCCTCGGTGAAGTTCTGCGCCACGGAAGGGTCGCGGTTCTATGCGCCGCTCGCGCTCGGGATTTCCTTCGCCCATTGGGAGGCCGGGATGCGCGCGATCGGGCGCCCGGGGCAGGTGCAACTGTGGCAACCACCCGCGCCGATGGCCGGCGGGCTTGTCCACGACCTGACCTGGCGGCCCCTGAGAGGCGCCGCCACCACCGCGGGACGGAATGGTCAGACGCCGGGGAACGGGACCCGGTCCTGA
- a CDS encoding cytochrome c family protein, translated as MKAILITTAAMFALAAPAFAQGDAAAGEDDFKKCKSCHAIVDDSGEAIVKGGKTGPNLYGVIGRHAAATDFNYGDGLVELGETGMIWTEELLVSYLADPSAFVKEQTGDDGAKSKMTFKLKDGADVAAYLATFSSDMPAEEGEEEPATN; from the coding sequence ATGAAAGCCATCCTGATCACCACCGCCGCGATGTTCGCGCTCGCCGCTCCGGCCTTCGCCCAGGGCGATGCCGCCGCCGGCGAAGACGACTTCAAGAAGTGCAAATCCTGCCACGCCATCGTGGACGACTCCGGCGAAGCCATCGTCAAGGGCGGCAAGACCGGCCCGAACCTCTATGGCGTCATCGGCCGCCACGCTGCGGCCACCGATTTCAACTATGGCGATGGTCTGGTCGAACTGGGTGAGACCGGCATGATCTGGACCGAGGAACTTCTCGTGTCCTATCTCGCCGATCCCTCGGCCTTCGTGAAGGAACAGACTGGCGACGACGGTGCGAAGTCGAAGATGACCTTCAAGCTGAAGGACGGCGCGGACGTCGCCGCCTATCTCGCCACCTTCTCTTCGGACATGCCGGCGGAAGAGGGCGAAGAGGAGCCCGCGACGAACTGA
- a CDS encoding cytochrome c oxidase subunit 1 gives MADAAIHGHEHHDDRGFFTRWFMSTNHKDIGILYLITSAIVGLISVSFTVLMRLELMDPGVQHMCLEGFRLFTDASAECTPNGHFWNVMITYHGVLMMFFVVIPALFGGFGNYFMPLQIGAPDMAFPRMNNLSFWLYVTGTALGVASLLSPGGNDQLGSGVGWVLYPPLSTTEGGYSMDLAIFAVHVSGASSILGAINMITTFLNMRAPGMTMFKVPLFAWSIFVTAWLILLALPVLAGAITMLLMDRNFGTTFFDPSGGGDPILYQHILWFFGHPEVYIVVLPGFGLVSHVFATFAKKPIFGYLPMVWALIAIGVIGFVVWAHHMYTVGMSLQQQSYFMLATMVIAVPTGIKIFSWIATMWGGSVEFKTPMLFAFGFLFLFTVGGVTGVVLSQAGVDRVYHDTYYVVAHFHYTMSMGAAFTIFAGCYYWVGKMSGRQYPEWAGKLHFWLFFIGVNITFFPQHFLGRQGMPRRYIDYPEAFAYWNHISSMGAFLSFASFILFFAIMIYTVFAGRRVTENNYWNEYADTLEWTLPSPPPEHTFEQLPKREDWDKSHAH, from the coding sequence ATGGCGGACGCAGCCATTCACGGTCATGAACACCACGACGATCGCGGGTTTTTCACCCGCTGGTTCATGTCCACCAACCACAAGGATATCGGTATCCTCTACCTGATCACTTCGGCGATTGTCGGTCTGATCTCGGTGAGCTTCACGGTGCTGATGCGCCTCGAACTCATGGACCCCGGTGTCCAGCACATGTGCCTCGAAGGCTTCCGCCTCTTCACGGATGCAAGCGCGGAGTGCACGCCCAACGGTCACTTCTGGAACGTGATGATCACCTACCACGGTGTGCTCATGATGTTCTTCGTCGTGATCCCGGCGCTCTTCGGCGGTTTCGGCAACTACTTCATGCCGCTGCAGATCGGTGCGCCGGACATGGCGTTCCCGCGGATGAACAACCTGTCCTTCTGGCTCTATGTCACGGGCACGGCGCTTGGCGTGGCCTCGCTCCTGTCGCCGGGTGGCAACGACCAGCTCGGCTCGGGCGTGGGCTGGGTGCTCTACCCGCCGCTGTCCACCACCGAGGGCGGCTATTCGATGGACCTCGCGATCTTCGCGGTCCACGTCTCGGGTGCCTCGTCGATCCTAGGCGCGATCAACATGATTACCACCTTCCTCAACATGCGTGCCCCCGGCATGACCATGTTCAAGGTGCCGCTCTTCGCCTGGTCGATCTTCGTGACCGCCTGGCTCATCCTGCTCGCCCTGCCCGTTCTGGCCGGCGCGATCACCATGCTGCTCATGGACCGCAACTTCGGGACGACCTTCTTCGACCCGTCGGGCGGCGGTGACCCGATCCTCTACCAGCACATCCTGTGGTTCTTCGGCCACCCGGAGGTGTACATCGTGGTCCTCCCGGGCTTTGGCCTCGTGTCCCACGTCTTCGCGACCTTCGCCAAGAAACCGATCTTCGGCTACCTGCCGATGGTCTGGGCGCTGATCGCCATCGGTGTCATCGGCTTCGTCGTCTGGGCGCACCACATGTACACCGTGGGCATGTCGCTCCAGCAGCAGTCCTACTTCATGCTCGCCACGATGGTCATCGCGGTGCCGACCGGCATCAAGATCTTCTCGTGGATCGCGACCATGTGGGGCGGTTCGGTCGAGTTCAAGACGCCGATGCTCTTTGCCTTCGGCTTCCTGTTCCTCTTCACCGTGGGCGGTGTGACCGGCGTCGTCCTGAGCCAGGCTGGCGTGGACCGCGTCTATCACGACACCTACTACGTCGTGGCGCACTTCCACTACACCATGTCGATGGGCGCGGCCTTCACCATCTTCGCGGGCTGCTACTACTGGGTCGGCAAGATGTCGGGCCGTCAGTATCCGGAATGGGCGGGCAAACTGCACTTCTGGCTGTTCTTCATCGGCGTGAACATCACGTTCTTCCCGCAGCACTTCCTTGGCCGTCAGGGCATGCCGCGCCGTTACATCGACTACCCGGAGGCCTTCGCCTACTGGAACCACATCTCGTCGATGGGTGCTTTCCTGTCCTTCGCCTCGTTCATCCTGTTCTTCGCGATCATGATCTACACGGTCTTCGCCGGCCGTCGCGTGACCGAGAACAACTACTGGAACGAATACGCGGACACGCTGGAATGGACCCTGCCCTCGCCGCCGCCGGAGCACACCTTCGAGCAGCTCCCGAAGCGTGAGGACTGGGACAAGTCGCACGCTCACTAA
- a CDS encoding DUF2244 domain-containing protein: MPYEWILHIDHPPAPDAPGRDEGGAPIAEVHLWPFRSLPKRGFAFAIGFAYVMFLIPLSAFVGTAALWWLLGPGLIAIFGLWWFIGKSYRDGEILEQLVIWPDMIRLTRDGPRRAHAEWEANPHWVSVGRHANGPVKDYVTLKGGGREVEIGAFLHEDERPKLFEELERALVLAKSRRVTTDG; the protein is encoded by the coding sequence ATGCCCTATGAATGGATCCTACACATCGACCACCCCCCCGCCCCGGACGCACCGGGCCGGGACGAAGGCGGTGCGCCCATTGCCGAGGTTCACCTTTGGCCGTTCCGCAGCCTGCCGAAACGCGGCTTCGCCTTCGCCATCGGCTTCGCTTACGTGATGTTCCTGATCCCGCTCTCGGCCTTCGTCGGCACCGCGGCGCTCTGGTGGCTCCTGGGACCGGGGCTCATCGCGATCTTCGGGCTGTGGTGGTTCATCGGAAAGAGCTACCGCGATGGCGAAATCCTGGAACAGCTGGTGATCTGGCCGGACATGATACGCCTCACGCGGGACGGACCGCGCCGGGCCCATGCAGAGTGGGAGGCGAACCCGCATTGGGTAAGTGTCGGACGCCATGCGAACGGCCCGGTGAAGGACTATGTGACACTCAAGGGCGGCGGGCGCGAGGTCGAGATCGGGGCCTTCCTGCACGAGGACGAGCGTCCGAAGCTCTTCGAGGAACTGGAACGGGCGCTGGTCCTCGCCAAGTCGCGCCGGGTGACCACCGACGGCTGA
- a CDS encoding MDR family MFS transporter, whose product MSNTAVLPGADTPLLPEGTDHSARNRLVIGLLLVSTFTMILNETIMSVALPRLMVDLDVTASAAQWLTTAFLLTMAVVIPITGFLIQRFHTRTVFITALSFFSFGTLLCALAPGLPALVMGRVVQACGTAIMMPLLMTTIMTLVPPESRGKTMGNISIVISVAPAIGPTISGIILNLLDWRWMFWLVLPIGLGALALGYAKLVNVTEPRRVPLDILSVPLAAVGFGGLVYGLSTIGEGHGEGGGLPLWVPLAVGGVVLVAFLLRQIALGPKDRALLDLRTFRHKIFTVAVVMMGLAMMALFGMIILLPIYMQNVLGMEPLQAGLMLLPGGLLMGLLAPLVGRLFDAHGARKLVIPGATAVSVALWLMVTFTPETGVPMVLAAHIILSAGLAFMFTPLFTSSLGSLPSDLYSHGSAVIGTVQQVAGAAGIALFVSIMSVVTASGLSEGLDQAHALSEGLSAGFMVGAIASLLMLVAGFFVRRPPDMVPGAGPMGH is encoded by the coding sequence ATGTCCAATACCGCAGTGCTCCCCGGAGCCGACACACCCCTATTGCCCGAAGGCACCGACCATTCGGCCCGCAACCGGCTGGTGATCGGGCTCTTGCTGGTGTCGACCTTCACCATGATCCTCAACGAGACGATCATGTCGGTAGCGCTGCCGCGGCTCATGGTCGATCTCGACGTGACGGCGAGCGCGGCGCAGTGGCTGACGACCGCCTTCCTCCTGACGATGGCCGTCGTGATCCCGATTACGGGGTTCCTCATTCAGCGATTCCACACACGTACCGTCTTCATCACCGCGCTGTCCTTCTTCTCGTTTGGCACGCTCCTGTGTGCGCTCGCGCCCGGCTTGCCTGCGCTTGTGATGGGTCGCGTCGTTCAGGCCTGCGGAACCGCGATCATGATGCCGCTGCTCATGACGACGATCATGACGCTCGTGCCGCCCGAGAGCCGGGGCAAGACGATGGGCAATATCTCGATCGTCATTTCGGTCGCGCCCGCCATCGGCCCGACGATTTCCGGGATCATCCTCAACCTGCTCGACTGGCGCTGGATGTTCTGGCTCGTGCTGCCCATCGGGCTTGGCGCGCTCGCGCTGGGCTATGCCAAGCTCGTCAATGTAACCGAGCCCCGGCGCGTGCCGCTCGACATCCTGTCGGTGCCACTGGCCGCGGTGGGGTTCGGCGGGCTCGTCTATGGTCTGTCCACCATCGGCGAGGGCCATGGCGAGGGCGGTGGGCTTCCGCTCTGGGTGCCGCTGGCTGTGGGTGGCGTGGTGCTCGTCGCCTTTCTGCTGCGACAGATCGCGCTTGGCCCCAAGGACCGCGCGCTCCTCGATCTGCGCACCTTCCGGCACAAGATCTTCACCGTCGCGGTCGTGATGATGGGCCTCGCCATGATGGCGCTCTTCGGAATGATCATCCTGTTGCCGATCTACATGCAGAACGTCCTCGGGATGGAGCCCCTGCAAGCCGGGCTCATGCTGCTGCCCGGTGGTCTGCTCATGGGGCTGCTGGCCCCGCTCGTCGGTCGGCTATTCGACGCCCACGGGGCGCGCAAGCTGGTCATTCCGGGGGCGACGGCGGTCAGCGTCGCGCTCTGGCTCATGGTGACCTTCACGCCCGAGACCGGTGTGCCCATGGTGCTGGCGGCGCATATCATCCTATCGGCGGGGCTCGCGTTCATGTTCACGCCGCTCTTCACCTCGTCGCTCGGGTCCCTGCCGTCCGACCTCTATTCCCACGGCTCGGCGGTCATCGGCACCGTGCAACAGGTGGCAGGCGCCGCCGGGATCGCGCTTTTCGTTTCGATCATGTCGGTGGTCACCGCCTCCGGCCTTTCCGAGGGGCTGGATCAGGCCCACGCGCTGTCCGAGGGGCTGTCGGCGGGCTTTATGGTGGGCGCGATTGCGTCGCTCCTGATGCTGGTCGCCGGGTTCTTCGTGCGCCGTCCGCCGGACATGGTGCCGGGCGCCGGGCCGATGGGGCACTAG
- a CDS encoding GatB/YqeY domain-containing protein, protein MRNRLSEALKTAMKEQDKERLSTLRLINAALKDREIALRGEGEDQTLSDEMILGILGKMVKQRQESAKAYEEAGRLELAEKERAEIKVIEEFLPKQLSDKEVETAVDAAVKDVGATSIRDMGKVMGALKARYTGQMDFGAVGPMVKARLG, encoded by the coding sequence AAAACGGCGATGAAGGAACAGGACAAGGAGCGTCTGTCCACGCTCCGTCTGATCAATGCGGCGCTCAAGGACCGAGAAATCGCGCTCCGCGGCGAAGGCGAGGACCAGACCCTGTCCGACGAGATGATCCTCGGGATTCTCGGCAAGATGGTGAAACAGCGTCAGGAATCCGCCAAGGCCTATGAAGAGGCCGGGCGGCTTGAACTGGCGGAAAAGGAACGCGCCGAGATCAAGGTGATCGAGGAATTCCTGCCCAAGCAACTGTCGGACAAGGAAGTGGAGACGGCCGTGGATGCCGCCGTCAAGGACGTGGGCGCGACGTCGATCCGCGACATGGGCAAGGTGATGGGCGCACTCAAGGCGCGCTACACCGGCCAGATGGATTTCGGCGCGGTCGGCCCCATGGTGAAGGCCCGTCTGGGCTGA